The following coding sequences lie in one Capsicum annuum cultivar UCD-10X-F1 chromosome 5, UCD10Xv1.1, whole genome shotgun sequence genomic window:
- the LOC107870652 gene encoding uncharacterized protein LOC107870652 isoform X2, whose protein sequence is MGTPGQSWSDEQIDVCLYYLRKKSKYEPNSSYSYSTVDCNFMNIVSNVLAMYSIDDPTLDAGGKEYHLNEYISGFRMHATMPWHMVDHIFIPTNVKSKHHWVLAVLSFNQRCVYVYDSMSSVGHDSTVLIEVQKLAEVIPLCLLACKFYEKKGIDIYSHPNYKLNEKMIYLMSTLWKICLNNQVTAWIVVYI, encoded by the exons ATGGGTACTCCTGGACAGTCATGGTCAGATGAG CAAATTGATGTTTGCCTTTACTATTTGAGAAAGAAATCCAAGTATGAACCCAATAGCTCATATAGCTATAGCACAGTTGACTGCAATTTTATGAACATTGTAAGTAATGTGTTAGCTATGTATTCAATTGATGATCCAACGCTTGATGCTGGTGGAAAAGAATACCATTTGAATGAGTACATAAGTGGATTTCGCATGCATGCTACTATGCCATGGCATATGGTTGATCATATATTCATTCCTACCAACGTAAAGTCCAAACATCATTGGGTTCTGGCTGTTCTGTCTTTTAACCAGAGATGCGTATACGTATATGATTCTATGTCATCTGTTGGTCATGATTCTACTGTGCTTATTGAAGTTCAAAAATTAGCTGAGGTTATACCTTTATGCCTTTTGGCATGCAAATTCTATGAGAAGAAGGGTATTGATATTTACAGTCATCCAAATTACAAGTTAAATGAAAAAatgatctatttgatgtctacaTTGTGGAAgatttgcctcaacaaccaaGTGACAGCTT GGAttgtggtttatatatga